In bacterium, the following proteins share a genomic window:
- a CDS encoding FHA domain-containing protein → MAAILVKSGDAMPAPIGAEDLYRFRWIDHVRLSRDGERVAYQLRWADADSRQNRSRVVVRRLLDPEPVDPTAGPRRDHSPEWSPDGRRLAFISRVGAADQLFVLPVAAGGEPRQLSSIPDGAADPLWSPDGSRIAFIGSMAGDPEAVVDDPRPPESREQARRAPVARVARRLDYKHDGTGYVDGRHQHLFVVSADGANVTQLTGGAWDVTGFDWSPDSTKLVATGNDEPGADLKRELNLYLVDLEGNRQRLGGGFYLSAPAWSPRGDLIAFIAPNGLEAGLLERLWVVPLTGGGPRCLTAGFDQAVQDSVINDMRAGHGSRLSWSAEGDRVHFLASGPGVTGIYSADLEGNVRQEAGGQRRIFDFDVASGVVAFCASDVSNPGDLHMLTQGAEARLTDLNPWLRDRYVAQPEHHQFTAPDGWLIEGWLLKPDGFDAHRLHPLVMEVHGGPHGQYGWTFFHELQILAGMGYLVLFINPRGSDGYGEDFRREVVRDWGGKDYADLMSALDQLIERTGYVDSDRMGIGGGSYGGYMTNWVIGQTDRFSAAVSMRSISNLVSEYAQHDIVVWGTLELGPPPWPDLDELWRRSPIRYVQNIRTPLLLTAGEMDLRCAISQSEELFGAMRLLGKTVELVRFPEESHDLSRSGRPDRRVERLRRIAGWYERFLGTAATDRTLEAATQVLPVPVTADRELGTATVSIGTLSPAESEITPEPESESAPEPEPSPPAEGLPVFPDSAVEIEPSAPEPEPAASMPDPVAMAPDGESAAAGPQAAATEPAASATEPSVAIFEGPQAAAAAEPPPSSPAAVSDPVSQTAIAWPGGAVHGRPGNGTQPASPQTFEEATSIIPAWQPPGSSKATVSMQAVPPEAITAGTGSGARLTFESGPFAGRIVTLANQMVSVGRAPDNDVVVGDPATSGHHGRIEVRSGAFWLSDLGSTNGTSVNGEPVIEKQLSDGDLIAIGLNTIRFTLGT, encoded by the coding sequence ATGGCGGCAATACTGGTTAAATCGGGGGACGCCATGCCCGCCCCCATTGGCGCCGAGGATCTTTACCGCTTTCGCTGGATCGACCATGTCCGCCTGAGCCGGGACGGCGAGCGCGTCGCCTATCAGCTGAGATGGGCGGACGCCGACTCGCGTCAGAACCGAAGCCGGGTCGTCGTCCGCCGTCTGCTCGACCCCGAGCCGGTGGACCCCACGGCGGGTCCCAGACGCGACCACTCGCCCGAATGGTCGCCTGACGGCCGGCGGCTGGCCTTCATCAGCAGGGTTGGCGCGGCGGACCAGCTGTTCGTTCTGCCGGTCGCCGCGGGCGGCGAGCCGCGCCAGCTGAGCTCGATACCGGACGGCGCCGCCGATCCGCTGTGGTCTCCCGACGGCAGCCGCATCGCGTTCATCGGCAGCATGGCCGGCGATCCCGAGGCGGTGGTCGACGATCCGCGACCGCCGGAGAGCAGGGAGCAGGCGCGCCGCGCGCCGGTGGCGCGAGTGGCCCGCCGGCTCGACTACAAGCACGACGGCACGGGATACGTGGACGGCCGGCACCAACACCTTTTTGTCGTGTCCGCCGACGGCGCGAACGTCACGCAGCTGACCGGCGGAGCATGGGACGTGACCGGCTTCGACTGGTCGCCGGACAGCACCAAGCTGGTCGCCACCGGCAACGACGAGCCGGGCGCCGACCTGAAGCGGGAGCTCAACCTGTATCTGGTCGACCTCGAGGGCAACCGCCAGCGGCTTGGCGGAGGCTTCTACCTGAGCGCGCCGGCGTGGTCGCCTCGAGGCGACCTCATCGCGTTCATCGCGCCCAACGGCCTCGAGGCCGGGCTGCTCGAGCGCCTGTGGGTCGTGCCGCTGACCGGTGGCGGGCCGCGCTGCCTGACCGCCGGGTTCGACCAGGCGGTGCAGGACAGCGTCATCAACGACATGCGCGCCGGTCATGGCTCGCGGCTCAGCTGGTCCGCGGAGGGTGATCGAGTCCATTTCCTGGCCAGCGGTCCGGGCGTGACCGGGATCTACTCGGCGGACCTCGAGGGCAACGTCCGGCAGGAGGCCGGCGGCCAGCGGCGGATTTTTGATTTCGACGTCGCTTCAGGAGTCGTGGCGTTCTGCGCGTCTGACGTCTCCAACCCCGGCGACTTGCACATGCTCACCCAGGGGGCCGAGGCGCGCCTGACGGACCTCAACCCCTGGCTTCGCGATCGCTACGTGGCGCAGCCGGAGCACCACCAGTTCACGGCCCCGGACGGCTGGCTGATCGAGGGCTGGCTGTTGAAGCCGGATGGTTTCGATGCCCACCGGCTGCATCCGCTGGTGATGGAGGTTCACGGCGGACCGCACGGCCAGTACGGATGGACCTTCTTCCACGAGCTCCAGATCCTGGCCGGCATGGGTTACCTCGTGCTCTTCATCAACCCCCGCGGTTCGGACGGTTATGGCGAGGACTTCCGCCGGGAGGTCGTTCGCGACTGGGGCGGCAAGGACTATGCCGACCTGATGAGCGCGCTCGATCAACTGATCGAGCGGACCGGCTATGTCGACTCGGACCGGATGGGCATCGGCGGCGGGTCCTACGGCGGCTACATGACGAACTGGGTCATCGGCCAGACGGATCGTTTCTCGGCCGCGGTCTCGATGCGCTCGATCTCCAACCTCGTGAGCGAGTACGCGCAGCACGACATCGTCGTCTGGGGCACTCTCGAGCTCGGGCCGCCGCCGTGGCCCGACCTGGACGAGCTGTGGCGGCGCTCCCCCATCCGATACGTGCAGAACATCCGGACGCCGCTGCTGCTGACCGCCGGCGAGATGGACCTGCGCTGCGCCATATCGCAGTCCGAAGAGCTCTTTGGAGCCATGCGGCTGCTGGGCAAGACGGTTGAGCTGGTGCGTTTTCCGGAGGAGTCGCACGATCTGTCGCGAAGCGGTCGGCCCGATCGCCGGGTCGAGCGCCTGCGGCGAATCGCCGGCTGGTACGAGCGATTCCTGGGCACCGCCGCGACCGATCGGACGCTCGAGGCGGCGACGCAGGTGCTGCCGGTTCCGGTTACGGCCGATCGCGAGCTGGGGACCGCGACGGTGTCGATCGGCACCCTCAGCCCGGCTGAGTCCGAGATCACCCCCGAGCCCGAATCCGAATCCGCGCCCGAGCCCGAACCTTCACCGCCAGCCGAAGGGCTTCCCGTGTTCCCGGATTCCGCGGTCGAGATCGAGCCTTCAGCCCCCGAGCCTGAGCCGGCGGCGAGCATGCCGGACCCGGTCGCCATGGCGCCGGACGGCGAATCCGCCGCCGCGGGGCCCCAAGCGGCGGCGACCGAGCCGGCCGCGAGTGCGACCGAACCTTCGGTCGCCATCTTCGAGGGGCCGCAAGCCGCCGCCGCGGCCGAACCGCCGCCGTCCTCTCCGGCGGCGGTGTCGGATCCGGTGTCCCAGACCGCCATCGCGTGGCCGGGCGGCGCCGTCCATGGGCGGCCGGGCAACGGGACGCAGCCGGCCTCGCCGCAGACCTTCGAGGAGGCGACCTCGATCATTCCGGCCTGGCAGCCACCCGGCTCATCGAAGGCCACCGTCTCAATGCAAGCCGTGCCGCCTGAGGCGATCACCGCCGGCACCGGATCCGGCGCGCGGCTCACGTTCGAGTCAGGGCCGTTTGCCGGGCGGATCGTGACGCTCGCCAACCAGATGGTCAGTGTCGGCCGCGCCCCCGACAACGACGTCGTCGTCGGGGACCCCGCGACCTCGGGTCATCACGGGAGGATCGAGGTCCGCTCAGGGGCCTTCTGGCTCAGCGACCTGGGCAGCACGAACGGGACGTCGGTCAACGGCGAGCCCGTGATCGAAAAGCAGCTCTCCGACGGCGACCTGATCGCCATCGGTCTGAACACGATCCGCTTCACGCTCGGAACCTGA
- a CDS encoding MOSC domain-containing protein: MASVVEVWRYPVKSMAGERLDSCLVTENGLEGDRRWALVDGAPNRAGKPLTIRQHERLMTFRARLVDHTAEIVGPAGEIHTLDDSLVAGLARDAERPLTLRHDDGGNFDDSPVLVVNLATVAAFGRDAGVAVDHRRFRANLYVGGLESEEEVGWLGRRIRAGDAELEAVSRCERCVVITRDPDTATASPELLRVLAQTRETRMGVYCRVVRPGRVAVGDVIQAG, encoded by the coding sequence ATGGCTTCTGTCGTCGAGGTCTGGCGCTACCCGGTCAAATCCATGGCGGGTGAACGCCTGGATTCGTGCCTGGTCACCGAGAACGGACTCGAGGGCGATCGCCGCTGGGCGCTGGTCGACGGAGCGCCGAACCGAGCCGGCAAGCCGCTCACGATCCGCCAGCACGAGCGGCTCATGACCTTCCGGGCCCGGCTCGTGGACCACACCGCTGAGATCGTCGGCCCCGCGGGCGAGATCCACACGCTCGACGACAGCCTGGTCGCCGGCCTCGCGCGGGACGCGGAGCGACCCCTGACCTTGCGCCACGATGACGGCGGGAACTTCGACGACTCGCCGGTGCTGGTCGTGAACCTGGCCACGGTGGCGGCGTTCGGCCGCGACGCCGGCGTGGCCGTCGACCACCGCCGCTTCCGCGCCAACCTTTACGTGGGTGGGCTGGAGTCCGAAGAGGAGGTGGGCTGGCTGGGTCGCCGTATCCGGGCCGGCGATGCCGAGCTGGAAGCGGTGAGCCGATGCGAGCGGTGCGTCGTCATCACTCGAGATCCGGACACGGCCACGGCGTCTCCCGAGCTCCTTCGGGTGCTGGCGCAGACACGTGAGACGCGAATGGGCGTGTACTGCCGGGTCGTGCGGCCGGGACGGGTGGCGGTGGGCGACGTGATACAGGCCGGATGA
- a CDS encoding Fis family transcriptional regulator produces the protein MSGEESMAVKAFSAEWAEEFKDEINRSSVYRAAAKGWKWTVGLVVEAEPDKRFPEALGVVMDLFDGEARDIKVGSAGDAQRCDFVITAPYSRWKQVATKQLDATRGMLQGKLKLKGDLPTIVRYTKASQEMTECTTRVAVEWPDEG, from the coding sequence ATGAGCGGGGAGGAGAGCATGGCGGTCAAGGCGTTCTCGGCTGAGTGGGCCGAAGAGTTCAAGGACGAGATCAACAGGTCCAGCGTCTACCGAGCCGCCGCGAAGGGCTGGAAGTGGACCGTCGGCCTGGTCGTCGAAGCCGAGCCGGACAAGCGGTTCCCGGAGGCGCTCGGCGTGGTCATGGACCTCTTCGACGGTGAGGCACGCGACATCAAGGTCGGATCGGCCGGCGACGCGCAGAGGTGCGATTTCGTGATCACCGCTCCGTACTCGCGCTGGAAGCAGGTCGCGACCAAGCAATTGGACGCGACCCGGGGCATGCTCCAAGGCAAGCTCAAGCTGAAGGGCGATCTGCCGACCATCGTGCGCTACACCAAGGCCTCCCAGGAGATGACCGAGTGCACGACGCGAGTCGCGGTCGAATGGCCGGACGAAGGGTAA
- the mce gene encoding methylmalonyl-CoA epimerase: MLNRIHHVGVAVADLDAAIQLYRGAFGAELVHRATNEKEGLEAAFLRVGDGEVELMAALREDSPVGKFMARRGPGLHHVAYGVADIERALAEARGAGLELIDAEPQVGMHGSRIAFVHPKSLGGVLTELVET, from the coding sequence GTGCTGAACCGCATCCACCACGTGGGCGTGGCGGTGGCCGACCTCGACGCGGCGATTCAGCTCTATCGCGGCGCGTTTGGAGCCGAGCTCGTGCATCGCGCAACGAATGAGAAAGAGGGCCTGGAGGCGGCGTTCCTGCGCGTCGGTGACGGTGAGGTCGAGCTGATGGCGGCGCTGCGCGAGGATTCGCCCGTGGGCAAGTTCATGGCCAGGCGCGGTCCCGGCCTGCACCACGTCGCTTACGGCGTCGCGGACATCGAGCGAGCGCTGGCGGAGGCCCGCGGCGCCGGCCTGGAGCTGATCGACGCCGAGCCGCAAGTGGGCATGCATGGGTCGCGCATCGCGTTCGTGCATCCCAAGAGCCTGGGCGGGGTCCTGACGGAGCTCGTCGAGACATGA
- a CDS encoding methylmalonyl-CoA mutase produces the protein MIRDSGDPLLRNDSGLPLKPVYSVEDRRSEESLPGAFPFTRGIHKNMYRGRLWTMRQYAGFGTAAESNERYRFLLQQGQTGLSVAFDLPTQIGYDSDHPMADGEVGKVGVAIDSLEDMEILLKGIPLDKVSTSMTINATASMLLLLYQLVAEKQGCPPEKITGTVQNDILKEYAARGTYIFPPQPSMRLVTDLFAYCGRNLPSWNTISISGYHIREAGSTAAEEIALTLSHAAAYVEAAQAAGLAVDDFAPHLSFFFAAHMDFFEEVAKFRAARRMWARIMRERFHAADERAQALRFHTQTGGVTLTAQQPLNNVVRTALEAMSAVLGGTQSLHTNGYDEALGLPSQSAAELALRTQQVIGYETAVPLVADPLGGSYYVENLTDRVEEEALAIMAEVDELGGAVACIESGWTQRRIADSAYRLQRRIESGERVVVGVNRYASSDSAAVEIMKISPRHQVAQARALKRLRAKRSQAAVDRRLADLERAARGADNLMPPIKAALADYVTIGECCAVLRGVFGEYRPSEAA, from the coding sequence ATGATTCGCGACAGCGGGGATCCCCTCCTTAGAAACGACAGCGGCCTGCCGCTCAAGCCGGTCTACTCGGTCGAGGATCGGCGGTCTGAAGAATCGCTGCCCGGGGCCTTTCCGTTCACGCGCGGCATCCACAAGAACATGTACCGCGGCCGGCTCTGGACGATGCGCCAGTACGCCGGCTTCGGCACTGCCGCCGAGTCGAACGAGCGCTACCGGTTTCTCTTGCAGCAGGGCCAGACGGGGCTCTCGGTGGCGTTCGATCTGCCCACCCAGATCGGCTACGACTCAGACCATCCCATGGCCGATGGCGAGGTCGGCAAGGTGGGGGTGGCGATCGACTCGCTGGAGGACATGGAGATCCTCCTCAAGGGCATACCGCTCGACAAGGTCTCGACCTCGATGACCATCAACGCCACCGCCTCGATGCTCCTGCTGCTCTATCAGCTGGTGGCGGAGAAGCAGGGATGCCCGCCGGAGAAGATCACCGGCACCGTGCAGAACGACATCCTCAAGGAGTACGCCGCGCGCGGCACGTACATCTTTCCGCCCCAGCCGTCGATGCGGCTGGTGACCGACCTGTTCGCCTATTGCGGCCGCAACCTGCCCAGCTGGAACACGATCTCGATCTCCGGGTATCACATCCGGGAGGCCGGCTCGACCGCCGCGGAGGAGATCGCGCTCACCCTCAGCCATGCCGCGGCCTACGTCGAGGCGGCACAGGCCGCGGGCCTTGCGGTCGACGACTTCGCGCCTCACCTCTCGTTCTTCTTCGCCGCGCACATGGACTTCTTCGAGGAGGTGGCCAAGTTTCGCGCCGCCCGCCGCATGTGGGCGCGAATCATGCGCGAGCGCTTTCACGCCGCCGACGAGCGCGCGCAGGCGCTTCGCTTCCACACGCAGACGGGGGGCGTCACGCTGACCGCGCAGCAGCCGCTGAACAACGTCGTCCGGACGGCTCTCGAGGCGATGAGCGCGGTGCTCGGCGGCACGCAATCGCTGCACACCAACGGGTACGACGAAGCGCTCGGCCTGCCGTCGCAGAGCGCCGCGGAGCTGGCGCTGCGGACGCAGCAGGTGATCGGTTATGAAACCGCCGTGCCGCTGGTCGCGGATCCGCTGGGCGGCTCGTATTACGTCGAGAACCTCACCGACCGGGTCGAGGAGGAGGCGCTCGCGATCATGGCCGAGGTCGACGAGCTCGGGGGAGCCGTGGCCTGCATCGAGAGCGGCTGGACGCAGCGTCGCATCGCCGACAGCGCCTACAGGCTGCAGCGACGGATCGAGTCAGGCGAGCGGGTGGTGGTCGGCGTCAACCGCTACGCCAGCTCGGATTCAGCAGCGGTCGAGATCATGAAGATCAGCCCGCGTCATCAGGTCGCCCAGGCTCGCGCCCTCAAGCGCTTGCGAGCCAAGCGCTCGCAGGCCGCGGTCGACCGCCGCCTTGCCGACCTCGAGCGTGCCGCCCGCGGGGCCGACAACCTGATGCCTCCGATCAAAGCCGCGCTGGCCGACTACGTCACGATCGGCGAGTGCTGCGCCGTGCTGCGTGGCGTGTTCGGCGAGTACCGGCCCAGCGAGGCTGCCTGA
- a CDS encoding acyl-CoA carboxylase subunit beta: MTTPRGRKVDPLNDLRQRQYEAGHGDAEAFRRQHAKGKLTARERIARLVDRNSFEEIDLFATHRARGFGLESKRVPGDGVVTGLARIDGRDVMLFSHDASVFGGSLGEVFAEKVIKVMDLAMRNRIPIIGINDSGGARIQEGVVSLAGYAEIFWRNVESSGVIPQLSLILGPCTGGAVYSPAITDFTFMVHEVGYMFITGPEVIRVTTGEEVTFDSLGGAEVHNVKSGVAHFLAETEDDCFAQVRRLFRYIPQSCEQQPPTLQPTDDPERAAPGLATVIPDNPKEPYDIKNVVGMVVDGGDFFEVQPFYAMNIVVGFAHLDGHPIGVVANQPKVMAGALDINASVKAARFVRFCDAFNIPLVTFVDVPGFLPGTAQEYGGIIRHGAKLLYAFSEATVPKLTVITRKAYGGAYCVMCSKHIRADFNVAWPTAEIAVMGPEGAVNIVFHRELAAAADPKTRRRELVSEYTERFANPYIAAERGYIDDVIEPGRTRGELIRALRIALRKERRRSPNWHGNMPL, from the coding sequence TTGACGACGCCGCGTGGTCGCAAGGTCGATCCGCTCAACGACCTGCGCCAGCGCCAGTACGAGGCCGGGCACGGCGATGCGGAGGCGTTCAGGCGCCAGCATGCCAAGGGCAAGCTCACCGCGCGCGAGCGCATCGCGCGCCTGGTCGATCGCAACTCCTTCGAGGAGATCGACCTGTTCGCGACGCATCGCGCTCGCGGCTTCGGTCTCGAGAGCAAGCGCGTCCCCGGCGATGGGGTCGTCACGGGCCTGGCCAGGATCGACGGCCGTGACGTGATGCTCTTCAGCCACGACGCTTCGGTGTTCGGCGGCTCCCTCGGCGAGGTGTTCGCCGAGAAGGTCATCAAGGTGATGGACCTGGCGATGCGCAACCGGATCCCGATCATCGGGATCAACGACTCGGGGGGCGCTCGGATCCAGGAGGGTGTGGTCTCGCTCGCCGGGTATGCCGAGATCTTCTGGCGGAACGTCGAGTCGAGCGGCGTGATCCCGCAGCTGAGCCTGATCCTGGGCCCGTGCACCGGGGGCGCCGTGTACTCGCCCGCGATCACCGACTTCACGTTCATGGTCCACGAGGTCGGATACATGTTCATCACCGGTCCGGAGGTCATCCGCGTCACCACGGGCGAGGAGGTGACGTTCGACTCGCTCGGCGGGGCAGAGGTCCACAACGTCAAATCGGGCGTCGCCCACTTCCTGGCCGAAACCGAGGACGACTGCTTCGCCCAGGTGCGGCGGCTGTTCAGGTACATCCCGCAGAGCTGCGAGCAGCAGCCACCGACCCTCCAGCCGACCGACGACCCGGAACGGGCGGCCCCGGGCCTCGCCACTGTGATCCCCGACAACCCGAAGGAGCCGTACGACATCAAAAACGTCGTCGGCATGGTCGTCGACGGCGGCGACTTCTTCGAGGTGCAGCCGTTCTACGCCATGAACATCGTCGTCGGGTTTGCGCACCTGGACGGGCATCCGATCGGGGTCGTGGCCAATCAGCCCAAGGTGATGGCGGGAGCGCTCGACATCAACGCCTCGGTCAAGGCGGCGCGGTTCGTCCGTTTCTGCGACGCGTTCAACATCCCGCTCGTCACGTTCGTCGACGTGCCGGGATTTCTTCCGGGAACCGCGCAGGAGTACGGCGGCATCATCCGCCACGGCGCCAAGCTCTTGTATGCCTTCAGCGAGGCCACGGTGCCCAAGCTGACGGTGATCACGCGCAAGGCGTACGGCGGCGCGTACTGCGTCATGTGCTCCAAGCACATCCGCGCTGATTTCAACGTCGCCTGGCCCACGGCGGAGATCGCGGTGATGGGGCCTGAGGGCGCGGTGAACATCGTTTTCCATCGGGAGCTGGCGGCCGCGGCCGACCCCAAGACGCGCAGGCGCGAGCTGGTGAGCGAGTACACCGAACGTTTCGCCAACCCCTACATCGCGGCGGAGCGCGGGTACATCGACGACGTCATCGAGCCGGGCCGCACGCGCGGCGAGCTGATCCGCGCGCTGAGGATCGCGCTGCGCAAAGAGCGCCGGCGCAGCCCCAACTGGCACGGCAACATGCCGTTGTGA
- a CDS encoding ADP-forming succinate--CoA ligase subunit beta produces the protein MKLLEYQAKEVLASLGIPIPPGRVAHTPDEAAAACSELGPVAVKAQVPVGGRGKAGGIKLAKSPGEARQAAAQIIGMDIKGFKVPLVYCEAALEIEREVYLGFTVDRDARANILMLSAKGGMDIEQVAEEAPESIARLYPNPWRGPLDFELTRLVFEAGLGELARPLTSLIKKLYRAIPELDAVTAEINPLVVTKKGEVIAGDAKLETDENASWRHRDLEARYGALLEGDRYEVEAKKRALTYVSLDGEIGIIGNGAGLCMGTLDLVQRAGGRAANFCDIGGGAKAEVVENALAVILMNPRVRGVLMNVFGGITRGDEVAKGLVAARDNLKMKLPLVVRMSGTREEEGRQILKQNGIEPGASAWEAAQKIVELTRVSA, from the coding sequence TTGAAGCTCCTCGAGTATCAAGCCAAAGAGGTCCTGGCCTCGCTTGGCATCCCGATCCCTCCCGGGAGAGTCGCGCACACGCCCGACGAGGCGGCGGCCGCCTGCTCAGAGCTCGGCCCCGTGGCCGTCAAGGCCCAGGTCCCGGTCGGCGGGCGTGGCAAGGCCGGCGGCATCAAGCTCGCCAAGTCGCCCGGCGAAGCGCGGCAGGCGGCGGCTCAGATCATCGGCATGGACATCAAGGGCTTCAAGGTGCCGCTGGTCTATTGCGAAGCGGCCCTGGAGATCGAGCGCGAGGTGTACCTCGGCTTCACCGTCGACCGGGACGCCCGCGCCAACATCCTGATGCTGTCCGCCAAAGGCGGCATGGACATCGAGCAGGTGGCCGAGGAAGCGCCGGAGTCGATCGCGCGTCTCTACCCCAACCCCTGGCGCGGCCCGCTCGACTTCGAACTCACCCGGCTCGTCTTCGAGGCCGGTCTCGGGGAGCTGGCGCGGCCGCTGACCTCGCTCATCAAGAAGCTGTACCGCGCGATCCCCGAGCTCGACGCCGTGACCGCGGAGATCAATCCCCTGGTCGTCACGAAGAAGGGAGAGGTGATCGCCGGGGACGCCAAGCTGGAAACGGACGAGAACGCGTCCTGGCGGCATCGAGACCTCGAGGCGCGATACGGCGCGTTGCTCGAGGGCGACCGGTACGAGGTCGAGGCCAAGAAGCGTGCCCTGACGTACGTCTCGCTGGACGGCGAGATCGGCATCATCGGCAACGGCGCGGGCCTGTGCATGGGCACGCTCGACCTGGTGCAGCGAGCCGGTGGGCGCGCGGCCAACTTCTGCGACATCGGCGGCGGGGCGAAGGCTGAGGTGGTGGAGAACGCGCTGGCCGTGATCCTCATGAACCCGCGTGTCAGGGGCGTGCTGATGAACGTGTTCGGAGGCATCACCCGTGGCGACGAGGTGGCCAAGGGCCTGGTCGCCGCTCGCGACAACCTGAAGATGAAGCTGCCCCTGGTCGTCCGGATGAGCGGGACGCGCGAGGAGGAAGGGCGGCAGATCCTGAAGCAGAACGGCATCGAGCCGGGCGCCAGCGCCTGGGAGGCGGCCCAGAAGATCGTCGAGCTGACCAGGGTCAGCGCATGA
- the sucD gene encoding succinate--CoA ligase subunit alpha → MSILLDSSTKVIVQGITGREGTFHAEQMQAMHTRLVGGTSPGKGGTTHLGVPVFNTVADAVEATGATASGIFVPPPFAADAIMEAASAGVTLIVCITEGIPIQEMIKVKDYLRGYPAARLIGPNCPGLITPGAAKIGIIPQRITRSGPVGLVSRSGTLTYEVASALSAAGLGQSTIVGIGGDPVLGLTFRDVVELFEQDPATTHLVVIGEIGGSDEEHAAELLARGSRLKTVAFISGRTAPEGKRMGHAGAIISGNRGTAKSKEEAFRRAGVAVAETTDELVGLLR, encoded by the coding sequence ATGAGCATCCTTCTCGACTCCTCCACCAAGGTGATCGTCCAGGGCATCACCGGCCGCGAAGGCACGTTCCATGCCGAGCAGATGCAGGCGATGCACACCCGGCTGGTCGGCGGCACGAGCCCGGGCAAGGGGGGGACGACTCACCTCGGCGTGCCCGTCTTCAACACCGTGGCCGACGCCGTCGAGGCGACGGGCGCCACGGCGTCGGGCATCTTCGTCCCGCCGCCTTTTGCCGCCGACGCGATCATGGAGGCCGCGTCCGCCGGAGTGACGCTCATCGTGTGCATCACCGAGGGCATCCCGATCCAGGAAATGATCAAGGTCAAGGACTACCTTCGAGGCTATCCGGCCGCGCGGCTCATCGGCCCCAACTGCCCAGGCCTCATCACCCCTGGCGCCGCGAAGATCGGCATCATCCCGCAGCGCATCACCAGATCCGGCCCGGTCGGGCTCGTGTCGCGCAGCGGCACGCTGACCTACGAGGTCGCATCGGCGCTTTCCGCGGCCGGACTCGGCCAGTCGACCATCGTCGGCATCGGCGGGGACCCGGTTCTGGGGCTGACCTTCCGCGACGTGGTCGAGCTGTTTGAGCAAGATCCCGCGACCACCCACCTGGTGGTGATCGGCGAGATCGGCGGCAGCGACGAGGAGCACGCCGCGGAGCTGCTGGCTCGCGGCAGCCGGCTCAAGACCGTGGCCTTCATCTCGGGGCGGACGGCGCCCGAGGGCAAGCGCATGGGCCATGCGGGCGCGATCATCTCCGGCAATCGAGGCACGGCCAAGAGCAAAGAGGAGGCTTTTCGCAGGGCCGGCGTGGCGGTCGCCGAAACCACTGACGAGCTCGTCGGACTTCTGCGCTAG